One stretch of Pseudomonas fragi DNA includes these proteins:
- a CDS encoding DUF934 domain-containing protein produces MQRIIKNNQVIDETWHLLPKETTFDEISNCDDLIVPLAMWREHGHALKARDGGLGVWLDSDEEAEELGEDVANFQVIALNFPAFTDGRSYSNARLLRDRYGYKGELRAIGDVLRDQLFYLHRCGFDAFAIRPDKDPYEALQGLKDFSVTYQSSTDEPMPLFRRR; encoded by the coding sequence ATGCAGCGAATAATTAAGAACAACCAAGTCATCGATGAAACCTGGCACTTGCTGCCCAAGGAAACCACCTTTGACGAAATCTCCAACTGCGACGACCTGATCGTGCCGCTGGCGATGTGGCGCGAGCACGGCCATGCCCTGAAGGCCCGCGATGGCGGCCTGGGCGTATGGCTGGACAGCGATGAAGAAGCTGAAGAACTGGGTGAAGACGTGGCGAATTTTCAGGTCATTGCCCTGAATTTTCCGGCCTTCACCGATGGTCGCAGCTACTCCAATGCCCGCCTGCTGCGTGACCGTTACGGTTACAAAGGCGAGCTGCGCGCCATTGGCGATGTATTGCGCGACCAGTTGTTCTATCTGCATCGCTGCGGTTTCGACGCCTTTGCCATTCGCCCCGACAAGGATCCCTACGAAGCCCTGCAGGGCCTCAAGGACTTTTCGGTGACGTACCAGTCGTCAACCGATGAGCCGATGCCGCTGTTCCGTCGTCGTTGA
- a CDS encoding DUF2970 domain-containing protein, whose product MDDPADNKPPTLWQVLHSVMAAAFGVQSAKNRARDFTHGKPAHFLVLGLLFTAVFALTLYGIVTLVLHLAGL is encoded by the coding sequence ATGGACGATCCTGCCGACAACAAGCCACCTACCCTGTGGCAAGTGCTGCACAGCGTAATGGCCGCCGCCTTTGGCGTACAAAGCGCCAAAAACCGGGCACGCGACTTTACCCACGGCAAACCCGCCCATTTCCTGGTGCTGGGCTTACTTTTTACAGCGGTATTTGCCCTGACCCTGTACGGGATCGTCACCCTGGTGCTGCATCTGGCAGGGCTCTAG
- a CDS encoding NEL-type E3 ubiquitin ligase domain-containing protein, producing the protein MDSLHSPAESGPYDTFISNKMPAWVKHTVADDIKRLKPGLFPGYTEPVDIDNRFARAPSWQIQALLVSQLRSRAANQALALALGHLQGITQFAEPRLQEALQSHQGQGRAMDINSDRLFYLRRNRPVQQQTLLQAALSNFEGNEDFNQRVAGQVSALAPPGALPVERFVPQTGPDYPAMLADTLVHGSSWPVDKVKQELDNLNPVAGFSYQQTLPMSPQVFSQICRALDLGEQYQAHLNEVFDPPAVRSLMIRAQIELLAVRLHTALIQGHVSQAAHAMVMALLQRQRDPQLYGKPVAFNRLQIYGMTLDEVLVIGPYRSRWPVLEWGHTGLDGVPVMKKPDMEPVVVYIPGALVTPLKEYPSFEAFQYELGLNLRDPGCRQLIASLLPQGSAGAFMARLNQHLYQTRPDPAGQVPPVYVDEVDLKLALVGIDTPAHELFTTLNHQHLDRLKANARVLAVPTADADSKLLQERLEYYLGIGLDTLNVAAFFIPGAGEVMMAVIALQMGMDVCHGIEAWNVGDVQQAWSHMESIALNIAVTGVTGAAGHVIGGRLAKATARWGEGLVPIVLPDGQTRLWRPELEPYRCAESFDPQVEPNALGQYRLEGKTYVRIDRHFYEQVYDPKLDAWRVRHPGDNSAYQPLLKHNHAGAWRHSHEQPLQWQRLTLLRRLGHETRFFDDQVLVQIGDVSGVTDEELRRVHMDGLPVPALLQDTLAQFRAAREPGGRANGARGAAVDSGGPDLERLRRRFPMLTGNAAREVLGYAAASDLARLRLTGQGSRELDDLARYYAQQGRLNRALAGLYVPELATVDSERLAIEARLHASGLQGTAQDEAMAAYATSHRNEMAGALHMRPIRARPGWQRLNGKVGYALSGRGAGAEVNPSLISRVRDIYPNLSDEQAEAFVREHMASAQTDRQIFDFLAARQRELDALRATLENWASGANGPLNQRVRRLTADRLVTCWRQGLQRSEQPFAYLDLGFDLSAAGDFPVLEADFSHVRTLKLSADLLLSEPDGVLVKRFGAVRSLELSMEQGQMPAVADALTQLPAVTQLSLEASWQGFPRAFLARLEGLARLESLTLKGTVGTLDASGWPQLRLLRVSGRLEHWPAGVLELAHLESLDLFGTSLKTLPDELFAGHPRLWRGLLLDWSGIEARTAMKACEYLRENPATGVDLHMWSSAYCSGCLTRFLPRDRQFARSLMASLGQDENAVARLLERVNGLQAEHQALTDGINAWIESEPASADTLFRRQAGERFLRCWRAGIEPRLGLEESAAGPSWRATPGAQTLDLAGDPISDLPVLPGQAAFAHVHSLNLSELGLGLELLERFLVSFEHVRELNLSRNGLDTLPQALGEMHQLTGLNLAHNELIITPAVQTRLNGLTRLERLNLQGNRVTVLDVSTMTRLESLDLSHTGIKSWPAGVLELPRLRQLDLSSSAIRTVPDALLSGHDGLLQGTRLNGCSLTAQSCADLLTYARRTGRDRVSNIATGLLAAGRTGGSPEYFPVLVNDQPDLLLADGPVFSPDEVVPGPAPVFEPGNPSSSRTALLQQVNPDLSLQDAVACLDRWQAEGMAVLDIDARLGELHRQHQVLVQRLNDWINTPGHREGGRWVSAVDRRRAADRLMGSWRQGVTAARGEEGQTLDFSDLCLGDIPALSVAQEHVTTLNLSGVRITSRGTQAFICEFPALRSLHLNNNQLSRLPEGLGSLQNLSRLEASRNHLQAEDSYGPLRSLAHLQWLDLSYNRLASFDLSGMNQLQTLNLQGNRLVRWPTRALTTPTLTTLNLSGNQIENIPVELFEGDNDGLMAHTDLSNNPLSAAGYETLRDYIDFSGNDMGLSPEDIDDGLAYTDNSSDSDNEQGPAPVGDENLDHLDDLSPAQVAQQKARWLQGVAQDSPLHGIWDGLWARSEGRGLFYLLDQLQFTQDFIQDRAGLTQRVLNVLQAAASDTRLCDELFVMGRSDVTCGDGRILLFSDLEVKVYEFNALKSVVAGQEGPALLALSRRLFRLGQLEDIAQMACLNRRGADIAEVRLAYRISLGKRLDLPSQPKDMHYRHAAKVSALDIESAYLKIKAAESSPAFMAQLLEQDYWTSYLKRQYPQAFVELEQRFAQEHKALEERHADLGDDYQRDINDLDEEKKSEERQLRERLTEQAISSIEGA; encoded by the coding sequence ATGGACAGTTTGCACTCCCCGGCAGAGTCAGGGCCGTACGACACCTTTATCAGCAATAAAATGCCCGCCTGGGTCAAACACACTGTGGCGGACGATATCAAGCGCCTGAAGCCGGGGCTGTTCCCGGGCTACACCGAGCCGGTGGATATCGACAACCGTTTCGCCCGCGCCCCGTCATGGCAGATCCAGGCCTTGTTGGTCAGCCAGCTGCGCAGTCGCGCCGCCAATCAGGCGCTGGCTCTGGCGCTCGGGCATCTGCAGGGCATCACCCAGTTTGCCGAGCCGCGCTTGCAGGAGGCCCTGCAGAGCCATCAGGGCCAGGGCCGGGCAATGGACATCAACAGTGACCGCCTGTTTTATCTGCGCCGTAACCGACCAGTACAGCAACAGACCCTGCTGCAGGCGGCATTGTCGAACTTCGAGGGTAACGAAGACTTCAATCAGCGGGTGGCCGGGCAGGTCAGTGCGCTGGCACCGCCGGGGGCATTGCCCGTCGAACGCTTTGTGCCGCAAACCGGTCCCGATTACCCCGCCATGCTCGCCGATACCCTAGTCCACGGTTCGTCCTGGCCGGTGGACAAGGTCAAGCAGGAACTGGACAACCTGAACCCCGTGGCCGGTTTCAGTTATCAGCAAACCTTGCCCATGAGCCCCCAGGTGTTCTCACAAATCTGCAGAGCGCTGGACCTGGGCGAGCAGTACCAGGCGCATTTGAATGAGGTGTTCGACCCTCCAGCCGTGCGGTCCCTGATGATCCGGGCGCAGATCGAGCTACTTGCAGTTCGCCTGCATACGGCGCTGATCCAGGGCCATGTCAGCCAGGCAGCCCATGCAATGGTCATGGCCCTGCTGCAACGTCAGCGGGACCCGCAGCTTTATGGCAAGCCCGTGGCGTTCAACCGTCTCCAGATCTATGGCATGACCCTGGATGAGGTGCTGGTCATCGGTCCGTACCGGTCCCGCTGGCCGGTACTGGAGTGGGGGCATACCGGCCTTGATGGCGTACCCGTCATGAAAAAGCCGGACATGGAGCCGGTGGTGGTCTATATCCCGGGGGCTCTTGTGACCCCCCTCAAGGAGTACCCGTCATTCGAGGCGTTCCAGTATGAGCTGGGACTGAACCTGCGCGATCCGGGCTGTCGGCAACTGATCGCCAGCCTGCTACCCCAGGGCAGCGCCGGGGCTTTTATGGCGCGGCTCAATCAGCATTTGTACCAGACCAGACCAGACCCTGCCGGCCAGGTGCCGCCGGTGTATGTAGACGAAGTTGATCTCAAGTTGGCGCTGGTCGGCATTGATACCCCAGCCCATGAGCTGTTCACGACCCTCAACCACCAGCACCTGGACCGGCTCAAGGCCAATGCCCGCGTGCTGGCGGTGCCCACGGCCGATGCCGACAGCAAGTTGCTGCAGGAGCGCCTGGAGTACTACCTGGGCATCGGTCTGGATACCCTGAATGTGGCGGCGTTTTTTATCCCGGGGGCCGGGGAGGTGATGATGGCCGTAATTGCACTGCAGATGGGCATGGATGTCTGCCACGGCATCGAAGCATGGAATGTGGGCGATGTGCAGCAGGCCTGGTCCCATATGGAGTCCATTGCCCTGAATATCGCCGTCACCGGTGTGACGGGGGCCGCCGGCCACGTTATCGGCGGCCGGTTGGCGAAGGCAACGGCGCGCTGGGGCGAGGGGCTTGTACCGATCGTCTTGCCTGACGGGCAAACACGCCTGTGGCGCCCTGAACTTGAGCCCTATCGGTGCGCCGAGTCGTTCGACCCGCAGGTTGAGCCCAATGCCTTGGGCCAGTATCGGCTGGAGGGCAAAACCTATGTGCGGATAGACCGGCACTTCTACGAACAGGTCTACGATCCGAAGCTCGATGCCTGGAGGGTCAGGCACCCCGGCGACAACAGCGCCTACCAGCCACTGCTCAAGCACAACCATGCGGGCGCCTGGCGCCATAGCCATGAGCAACCCTTGCAGTGGCAGCGCTTGACCCTGCTGCGGCGGCTTGGGCACGAAACCCGCTTCTTTGATGACCAGGTACTGGTGCAGATTGGCGATGTGAGCGGGGTAACGGATGAGGAATTGCGCAGGGTGCATATGGACGGCCTGCCGGTGCCGGCATTGTTGCAGGACACCCTGGCGCAGTTCAGGGCCGCACGGGAGCCGGGCGGGCGTGCCAACGGTGCTCGGGGCGCGGCTGTTGACAGCGGCGGGCCGGATCTTGAGCGGCTGCGTCGCCGCTTCCCGATGCTGACCGGGAATGCTGCCCGGGAAGTCCTCGGGTATGCCGCAGCCAGTGACCTGGCGCGCCTGCGCCTGACAGGCCAGGGCTCCAGGGAACTGGACGATCTGGCGCGGTATTACGCCCAGCAAGGGCGCCTGAACCGGGCACTGGCCGGGCTGTATGTGCCGGAGCTGGCAACTGTTGACAGCGAGCGCCTGGCCATCGAGGCAAGGCTGCATGCAAGCGGCCTGCAGGGCACAGCGCAGGACGAAGCAATGGCTGCTTATGCCACGTCCCATCGCAATGAGATGGCGGGCGCACTGCATATGCGACCGATACGCGCAAGGCCCGGCTGGCAACGGCTCAATGGCAAGGTAGGCTATGCCTTGTCGGGCCGCGGGGCAGGGGCGGAGGTCAACCCTTCCTTGATCAGCAGGGTGCGCGATATTTACCCCAACCTGAGCGACGAGCAGGCCGAAGCCTTTGTGCGCGAGCACATGGCGAGCGCACAGACAGACCGGCAGATCTTCGATTTTCTCGCCGCCCGCCAGCGGGAGCTGGATGCCCTGCGTGCCACCTTGGAGAACTGGGCATCGGGAGCTAACGGGCCTTTGAATCAGCGGGTACGGCGCCTGACCGCTGACCGCCTGGTCACATGCTGGCGGCAAGGGTTGCAGCGCAGCGAGCAGCCTTTTGCCTATCTTGATCTCGGGTTTGACTTGAGCGCCGCAGGTGATTTTCCGGTGCTGGAAGCTGATTTTTCCCATGTCAGGACCTTGAAGCTCAGCGCCGACCTGTTGCTGAGCGAGCCCGATGGCGTTCTGGTCAAGCGCTTTGGTGCTGTGCGCAGCTTGGAGCTGAGCATGGAGCAGGGGCAGATGCCGGCCGTGGCCGATGCATTGACGCAGTTGCCCGCTGTTACGCAACTGTCGCTGGAGGCCAGTTGGCAGGGGTTTCCCAGGGCATTTCTGGCGCGCCTGGAGGGCTTGGCCCGGCTCGAATCCCTGACCCTCAAAGGCACTGTGGGTACCCTGGATGCAAGTGGCTGGCCGCAACTGCGCCTGCTGCGCGTCAGTGGCCGGCTGGAACACTGGCCGGCCGGGGTGCTGGAACTGGCCCACCTCGAATCCCTGGACCTGTTTGGTACTTCACTCAAGACCTTGCCCGACGAGTTGTTTGCCGGCCATCCAAGGCTCTGGCGGGGCCTGTTGCTGGACTGGTCCGGGATTGAAGCGCGCACCGCGATGAAGGCCTGTGAGTACCTGCGTGAAAACCCTGCCACTGGGGTGGACCTGCACATGTGGTCCAGCGCTTACTGCTCCGGCTGCCTGACCCGCTTCCTGCCCCGGGACCGCCAGTTTGCACGTTCGCTCATGGCCAGTCTGGGCCAGGACGAAAACGCTGTCGCCCGCCTGCTGGAACGGGTCAATGGCTTGCAGGCGGAGCATCAGGCCCTCACCGATGGCATCAATGCCTGGATCGAGAGTGAACCGGCCAGCGCCGACACGCTGTTTCGCCGTCAGGCGGGAGAAAGGTTTCTGCGTTGCTGGCGTGCTGGCATAGAGCCACGGCTGGGGTTGGAAGAATCCGCAGCCGGGCCGTCGTGGCGAGCTACACCCGGCGCGCAGACGCTGGATCTGGCGGGTGACCCGATAAGTGATCTGCCAGTGTTGCCGGGCCAGGCGGCCTTTGCCCATGTCCACAGCCTCAACTTGAGCGAACTGGGCCTTGGGCTGGAGTTGCTGGAGCGCTTCCTGGTTTCGTTCGAGCATGTGCGCGAGTTGAACCTGAGTCGCAACGGCCTGGACACGTTGCCACAGGCCTTGGGTGAAATGCACCAGCTGACCGGCCTGAATCTGGCCCATAACGAATTGATCATCACCCCGGCGGTGCAAACCCGCCTGAACGGGTTGACCCGGCTGGAGCGTCTGAACCTGCAGGGCAATCGGGTCACGGTTCTGGACGTCAGCACCATGACCCGACTGGAGTCCCTTGACCTCAGCCATACGGGTATCAAGAGCTGGCCGGCCGGGGTGCTGGAGTTGCCACGCCTGCGCCAGCTGGACCTGAGCAGCAGCGCCATCAGGACCGTGCCCGATGCCCTGCTCAGTGGTCATGACGGGTTGCTGCAGGGCACGCGACTCAACGGTTGCAGCCTGACTGCGCAAAGCTGCGCGGACTTGCTCACTTATGCTCGGCGCACAGGGCGTGACAGGGTTAGCAATATTGCAACCGGGTTGCTGGCTGCCGGCAGGACCGGCGGCAGCCCGGAGTATTTCCCCGTACTGGTGAACGACCAGCCAGACCTGCTGCTGGCCGACGGGCCAGTATTCAGCCCGGATGAAGTGGTGCCCGGGCCTGCACCTGTGTTTGAACCGGGCAACCCCTCATCCAGTCGTACCGCCTTGCTGCAGCAGGTCAACCCGGACCTGAGCCTGCAGGACGCGGTGGCCTGTCTGGATCGGTGGCAGGCAGAGGGTATGGCGGTACTGGATATTGACGCGCGGCTTGGCGAATTGCATCGCCAGCACCAGGTGCTGGTCCAGCGCCTCAATGACTGGATCAACACCCCGGGGCACCGGGAAGGCGGACGCTGGGTCAGTGCCGTCGACCGTCGGCGCGCGGCTGACCGGCTTATGGGGAGCTGGCGCCAGGGGGTGACCGCCGCCAGGGGCGAGGAGGGCCAGACCCTGGACTTTTCCGATCTGTGCCTGGGGGACATACCGGCCCTGAGCGTCGCCCAGGAGCATGTCACCACCCTCAACCTCAGTGGCGTACGCATCACTTCCCGCGGTACTCAAGCCTTTATTTGCGAGTTTCCGGCCTTGCGCAGCCTGCACCTGAACAACAACCAGCTGAGCCGCTTGCCGGAGGGGCTGGGTTCCTTGCAGAACCTGTCGCGGCTGGAAGCCTCGCGCAACCATTTGCAGGCCGAGGACAGTTACGGCCCGTTGCGCTCCCTGGCCCATCTGCAGTGGCTGGACCTGAGCTACAACCGGCTTGCCAGCTTCGACCTGAGCGGCATGAACCAGTTGCAAACCCTGAACCTGCAAGGCAATCGCCTGGTGCGCTGGCCAACCCGGGCGCTCACTACCCCCACGCTGACGACCCTCAACCTGAGCGGCAACCAGATCGAGAATATTCCGGTGGAGTTGTTTGAAGGTGACAACGACGGGCTTATGGCGCACACCGATCTGTCCAATAATCCGCTTTCGGCCGCAGGGTATGAAACCTTGCGCGACTACATCGACTTTTCAGGCAACGACATGGGCTTGTCTCCTGAAGACATCGACGACGGGCTGGCCTACACCGACAACAGTTCCGACAGTGACAATGAGCAGGGCCCTGCCCCTGTCGGTGATGAGAACCTGGACCATCTTGATGACTTGAGCCCGGCACAAGTGGCGCAGCAGAAGGCCCGCTGGTTGCAGGGCGTGGCCCAGGACTCGCCCCTGCATGGCATCTGGGATGGCTTGTGGGCACGCAGTGAGGGCAGGGGGCTGTTCTACCTGCTTGACCAGTTGCAATTTACCCAGGACTTTATCCAGGACCGGGCCGGCTTGACCCAGCGGGTATTGAATGTGCTGCAGGCTGCGGCGTCGGATACCCGGCTATGCGACGAACTGTTTGTCATGGGGCGTTCTGATGTGACCTGTGGTGATGGCCGCATCCTGCTGTTCAGCGATCTGGAAGTGAAGGTCTACGAATTCAACGCTTTGAAGTCGGTAGTGGCGGGTCAGGAAGGCCCGGCATTGCTGGCCCTGTCCAGGCGTCTGTTCCGTCTGGGGCAGTTGGAGGATATTGCCCAAATGGCCTGTTTGAACCGCCGGGGCGCAGATATCGCCGAAGTGCGCCTGGCCTACCGCATCAGCCTGGGCAAGCGCCTGGATCTGCCATCACAGCCCAAGGACATGCATTACAGGCATGCGGCCAAGGTCAGCGCGCTGGATATCGAGAGCGCCTACCTGAAAATCAAGGCAGCAGAAAGCTCCCCGGCTTTTATGGCGCAGTTGCTTGAGCAGGATTACTGGACGAGTTATCTCAAACGCCAGTACCCCCAGGCGTTCGTGGAGCTTGAACAGCGTTTTGCCCAGGAGCACAAAGCCCTGGAAGAACGCCATGCTGATCTTGGGGATGACTATCAGAGAGACATCAACGATCTGGACGAAGAGAAGAAAAGCGAGGAACGGCAACTGCGTGAGCGCCTGACAGAGCAGGCGATCAGCAGTATTGAAGGGGCTTGA
- a CDS encoding nitrite/sulfite reductase: protein MYVYDEYDQQIIEDRVKQFRDQTRRYLAGELSEEEFRPLRLQNGLYVQRFAPMLRVAVPYGQLTSRQARMMAKIARDYDKGYAHISTRQNVQFNWPALEDIPDILEELATVQMHAIQTSGNCLRNVTTDQFAGVAADELIDSRPWCEIVRQWTTFHPEFAYLPRKFKIAINGSTSDRAAIEVHDIGLEPVLNDAGEVGFRVLVGGGLGRTPVIGAFINEFLPWQDLLSYLEAILRVYNRYGRRDNKYKARIKILVKALTPEVFAERVEAEMVHLRGGSNTLTEAEVQRIAKHFVDPDYKALPDFGAELAELDKQHPGFARWRVRNTLAHKKPGYVAVTLSLKPTGVAPGDVTDKQWDAIADMADRYSFGQLRTSHEQNIILADVEESQLFTMWGELRENGFATPNIGLLTDMICCPGGDFCSLANAKSIPIAESIQRRFENLDYLFDIGELDLNISGCMNACGHHHVGHIGILGVDKKGAEFYQVSLGGSASRDASLGKILGPSFAQDAMPDVIEKLIDVYVEKRTEDERFIDTYQRIGIDPFKERVYAANN from the coding sequence ATGTACGTATATGACGAGTACGATCAGCAGATCATCGAGGACCGCGTCAAGCAGTTCCGGGATCAGACCCGACGCTATCTGGCAGGTGAGCTGAGCGAAGAAGAGTTCCGCCCCCTGCGCCTGCAAAATGGCCTTTATGTTCAACGCTTTGCCCCAATGCTGCGGGTCGCCGTGCCGTATGGCCAGCTGACCTCGCGTCAGGCGCGAATGATGGCCAAGATCGCTCGCGATTATGACAAGGGCTATGCCCACATCAGTACCCGCCAGAACGTGCAGTTCAACTGGCCTGCGCTGGAAGACATCCCGGATATCCTGGAAGAGCTGGCCACCGTGCAGATGCACGCCATTCAGACCAGCGGCAACTGCCTGCGCAACGTCACCACCGACCAGTTTGCCGGTGTGGCTGCCGATGAGCTGATCGATTCGCGCCCTTGGTGCGAAATCGTGCGTCAATGGACGACCTTCCACCCGGAATTCGCCTACCTGCCACGCAAATTCAAGATCGCCATCAACGGCTCGACATCCGACCGTGCCGCCATTGAAGTGCATGACATCGGCCTGGAGCCTGTGCTCAACGACGCCGGCGAAGTAGGCTTCCGTGTACTGGTCGGTGGTGGCCTGGGCCGTACCCCGGTGATCGGTGCCTTCATCAATGAATTCCTGCCGTGGCAAGACCTGCTCAGTTACCTCGAAGCCATTCTGCGTGTGTACAACCGCTATGGCCGTCGTGACAACAAGTACAAGGCGCGGATCAAGATTCTGGTCAAGGCCCTCACGCCTGAAGTGTTCGCCGAGCGCGTCGAAGCGGAAATGGTCCACCTGCGCGGAGGTTCCAACACCCTGACCGAAGCCGAAGTGCAGCGTATCGCCAAGCACTTCGTCGACCCTGACTACAAGGCCCTGCCTGACTTCGGCGCCGAACTGGCCGAGCTCGACAAGCAGCACCCGGGCTTTGCCCGCTGGCGCGTGCGCAACACCCTGGCCCACAAAAAGCCGGGCTATGTCGCCGTTACCCTGTCGCTCAAGCCTACAGGTGTTGCGCCGGGCGACGTGACTGACAAGCAGTGGGATGCCATTGCCGATATGGCCGACCGCTACAGCTTTGGCCAGCTGCGCACCTCCCACGAGCAGAACATCATCCTGGCCGATGTTGAAGAAAGCCAACTGTTCACCATGTGGGGCGAGTTGCGTGAAAACGGCTTCGCCACACCGAACATCGGCTTGCTGACTGACATGATCTGCTGCCCGGGCGGTGATTTCTGCTCCCTGGCCAACGCCAAGTCAATTCCCATTGCCGAGTCGATCCAGCGCCGCTTTGAAAACCTGGATTACCTGTTCGACATTGGCGAACTGGACCTGAACATTTCCGGTTGCATGAACGCCTGTGGTCACCACCACGTCGGTCATATCGGGATTCTGGGCGTTGACAAAAAAGGCGCCGAGTTCTACCAGGTGTCCCTGGGTGGCAGCGCCAGCCGTGATGCCAGCCTGGGCAAAATCCTTGGCCCGTCGTTCGCCCAGGACGCCATGCCGGATGTGATTGAAAAGCTGATCGACGTGTATGTTGAAAAACGTACCGAAGACGAGCGTTTTATCGATACCTACCAGCGTATCGGCATCGACCCTTTCAAGGAGCGCGTCTATGCAGCGAATAATTAA